A single region of the Anguilla rostrata isolate EN2019 chromosome 11, ASM1855537v3, whole genome shotgun sequence genome encodes:
- the hyal1 gene encoding hyaluronidase-1 gives MSLLVFLCLWVGGSALGAQQSPLPSMAQLPFITVWNAPTEPCMSKYKVDLDLSVFHIVLNVNQSFMGTNITIFYESKLGHYPYYTASGEAINGGVPQNTSLQQHLKDAQANIVTYIPSPDFQGLAVVDWESWRPLWIRNWDAKQVYREGSRTLVQAKHPAWTPAQVEAEAKKEFQEAGRAFMEDTLRLGRSVRPGGLWGFYGFPGCYNFQYKNVTANYTGECPALEMKRNDQLAWLWNASSALYPHIYLELSLRGRRDAIRQYAHHRILEAMRVAGQVKPNGLPVLPYSRIAYTFSLEFLSQEDLVHTIGESVALGAAGVVLWGDGNFSKSMAACQAVKGYLDKILGRYVVNVTAAATICSKVVCFGHGRCQRKDRSSAAFLHLEPQDWSILSTPGPRGSPRYSVHGQLSQRATRHMVKQFECQCYPGWGGEHCEKPA, from the exons ATGTCTCTCCTggtttttctgtgtctgtgggttGGTGGGTCTGCCCTGGGAGCCCAGCAGAGCCCTCTCCCCTCCATGGCCCAGTTACCCTTCATTACGGTGTGGAATGCCCCTACTGAACCCTGCATGTCCAAGTACAAAGTGGACCTGGACCTAAGTGTTTTCCACATCGTGCTGAACGTGAACCAAAGCTTCATGGGAACAAACATAACCATCTTCTATGAGAGCAAGCTGGGCCACTATCCATACTACACTGCCAGTGGGGAGGCTATCAACGGAGGCGTACCACAGAACACCAGCCTGCAGCAGCACCTGAAGGATGCCCAGGCCAACATTGTGACATACATCCCTTCCCCTGACTTCCAGGGGCTGGCCGTTGTGGACTGGGAGAGCTGGCGGCCCCTGTGGATTCGAAACTGGGACGCTAAGCAGGTGTACCGGGAGGGGTCTCGGACACTGGTGCAGGCTAAACACCCAGCCTGGACCCCAGCCCAGGTGGAAGCTGAAGCCAAGAAGGAGTTTCAGGAGGCAGGCCGGGCGTTTATGGAGGACACCCTTAGGCTGGGCCGCAGTGTAAGACCTGGGGGGTTATGGGGTTTCTACGGTTTCCCCGGCTGCTACAACTTCCAGTACAAGAACGTCACAGCCAACTACACCGGGGAGTGCCCCGCGCTGGAGATGAAGAGGAATGATCAGCTGGCCTGGCTGTGGAACGCCAGCTCTGCCCTCTACCCGCACATTTACCTGGAACTGAGTCTGCGGGGCAGGCGAGATGCCATCCGCCAGTATGCCCACCATCGCATTCTGGAGGCTATGAGGGTAGCTGGGCAGGTCAAACCCAATGGCCTTCCAGTGCTGCCCTATTCACGCATTGCCTACACCTTTTCACTGGAGTTCCTTTCCCAG GAGGACTTGGTGCACACAATTGGGGAGAGCGTAGCTCTTGGGGCAGCAGGAGTTGTGCTGTGGGGAGATGGAAATTTTTCCAAATCAATG GCAGCATGTCAGGCAGTGAAAGGCTACCTGGACAAGATCCTGGGGCGCTACGTGGTCAATGTGACCGCGGCCGCCACCATCTGCAGCAAGGTGGTGTGCTTCGGCCATGGGCGGTGCCAGAGGAAGGACCGCTCCTCTGCTGCCTTCCTCCACCTGGAGCCCCAGGACTGGAGCATACTGTCCACCCCAGGCCCGAGGGGATCGCCCCGGTACAGTGTGCATGGGCAGCTCAGCCAGCGGGCCACGCGGCACATGGTCAAGCAGTTTGAATGCCAGTGTTACCCTGGCTGGGGTGGTGAGCACTGTGAAAAGCCTGCCTGA